One genomic segment of Corvus moneduloides isolate bCorMon1 chromosome 23, bCorMon1.pri, whole genome shotgun sequence includes these proteins:
- the GRHL3 gene encoding grainyhead-like protein 3 homolog isoform X2, protein MSNELDFRSVRLMKNDTMNFQKFPYTSEDEAWKTYLENPLTAATKAMMRVNGDDDSVAALSLLYDYYMVPKEKRILPAGMMARNELGKRHCHGMDYEPEIPSFDGSAHLMKLLSENVSMAQEFCEPPKKNGLSLEGVPAPHKPALLPPGTSKLEATPDNFLVPPGDVYDSSSLNSLFESLPMAPAQQRWQPDSTFKEDPQETLLFSDILKPQPEPPCPESYPTEGVKSDFEYTLGSPKAIHIKSGDSPMAYLNKGQFYPITLRTAGDSKCLHLSSNKVKSVVMIVFDNEKIPTEQLKFWKHWHSRQPTAKQRVIDVADCKENFNTVQNIEELAYNALSFVWNIHEEAKVFIGVNCLSTDFSSQKGVKGVPLNLQIDTYDCGSGSSQLVHRAVCQIKIFCDKGAERKMRDDERKQFRRKGKCLDSNNNGLKGCLLSGFRGNEITFLRPESDLETQPVLFIPNVHFSNPQRCGSVLPPAVPNSANRLPLKRSGASFTDEFDPIPPKQTKDEDPQRVLLYVRRESEEVFDALMLKTPDLQGLRTAISEKYGLPEESIYKVYKKCKRGILVNMDNNIIQHYSNHMAFLLDMVETENKFQIILKEL, encoded by the exons TTTTAGATCCGTGCGTCTGATGAAGAATGACACCATGAACTTCCAGAAATTCCCCTACACCAGCGAAGATGAAGCCTGGAAAACCTACCTGGAGAACCCCCTGACTGCAGCCACCAAGGCCATGATGAGGGTGAACGGGGACGACGACAGCGTGgctgccctcagcctcctctACGACTACTACATG GTCCCGAAGGAGAAGAGGATTCTCCCAGCTGGGATGATGGCACGCAATGAACTGGGAAAGAG GCACTGCCACGGGATGGATTATGAGCCCGAGATCCCCTCCTTCGATGGCTCAGCCCATCTCATGAAGCTCCTGTCAGAAAACGTCTCCATGGCCCAGGAGTTCTGTGAGCCTCCCAAGAAGAACGGCCTCAGTCTcgaaggtgtccctgctcctcacaagccagccctgctccctccaggCACCAGCAAGCTGGAAGCCACCCCAGACAACTTCCTGGTGCCCCCGGGGGACGTGTACGACAGCAGCTCCTTGAACTCCCTGTTTGAGAGCCTGCCCATGGCCCCGGCGCAGCAGCGCTGGCAGCCGGACAGCACCTTCAAGGAGGACCCGCAGGAG ACGCTGCTCTTCAGTGACATCCTCAAACCCCAGCCAGAGCCACCCTGCCCCGAGAGCTACCCCACGGAGGGAGTGAAGAG TGACTTTGAATACACTCTGGGGTCACCCAAAGCCATTCACATCAAATCTGGGGACTCTCCCATGGCCTACCTCAACAAAGGACAGTTCTACCCCATCACGCTGAGGACAGctggagacagcaaatgtttgCACTTGTCCTCAAACAAAGTGAAG AGCGTGGTGATGATTGTGTTTGACAACGAGAAGATCCCCACGGAGCAGCTGAAGTTCTGGAAGCACTGGCACTCCCGGCAGCCCACGGCCAAGCAGAGGGTCATCGACGTGG CCGACTGCAAGGAGAACTTCAACACGGTGCAGAACATCGAGGAGCTGGCCTACAACGCCCTGTCCTTCGTGTGGAACATCCACGAGGAAGCCAAG GTGTTTATTGGGGTGAACTGCCTGAGCACGGACTTCTCCTCGCAGAAGGGAGTGAAGGGTGTCCCCCTGAACCTGCAGATCGACACCTACGACtgcggcagcggcagcagccaGCTGGTGCACCGGGCTGTGTGCCAGATCAAGATCTTCTGTGACAAG ggagcagagaggaaaatgagggatgatgaaaggaaacagttccgaaggaaaggaaaatgcctGGACTCCAACAACAATG GTCTGAAAGGCTGTTTGCTCTCTGGCTTCAGAGGGAATGAGATCACGTTCCTGCGGCCGGAGAGCGACCTGGAGACGCAGCCGGTGCTGTTCATCCCCAACGTGCACTTCTCCAACCCGCAGAGGTGTGGCTCG gtgctccctcctgctgttcccaaCTCTGCAAACAG GCTGCCCCTAAAGCGGAGCGGGGCCTCCTTCACCGACGAGTTCGACCCCATCCCtccaaagcaaaccaaggacGAAGATCCCCAGAGAG tgctgctgtacGTGCGCAGGGAGTCGGAGGAGGTGTTTGATGCTCTCATGTTGAAGACCCCGGATCTCCAGGGCCTCAGGACAGCT atttcagaaaaatatggGCTTCCTGAAGAAAGCATTTATAAAGTCTACAAGAAGTGCAAAAGAGG GATCCTGGTGAACATGGACAACAACATCATCCAGCACTACAGCAACCACATGGCCTTTCTCCTGGACATGGTAGAGACAGAGAACAAGTTCCAGATCATCCTCAAGGAGCTCTaa
- the GRHL3 gene encoding grainyhead-like protein 3 homolog isoform X1, translating into MSNELDFRSVRLMKNDTMNFQKFPYTSEDEAWKTYLENPLTAATKAMMRVNGDDDSVAALSLLYDYYMVPKEKRILPAGMMARNELGKSRHCHGMDYEPEIPSFDGSAHLMKLLSENVSMAQEFCEPPKKNGLSLEGVPAPHKPALLPPGTSKLEATPDNFLVPPGDVYDSSSLNSLFESLPMAPAQQRWQPDSTFKEDPQETLLFSDILKPQPEPPCPESYPTEGVKSDFEYTLGSPKAIHIKSGDSPMAYLNKGQFYPITLRTAGDSKCLHLSSNKVKSVVMIVFDNEKIPTEQLKFWKHWHSRQPTAKQRVIDVADCKENFNTVQNIEELAYNALSFVWNIHEEAKVFIGVNCLSTDFSSQKGVKGVPLNLQIDTYDCGSGSSQLVHRAVCQIKIFCDKGAERKMRDDERKQFRRKGKCLDSNNNGLKGCLLSGFRGNEITFLRPESDLETQPVLFIPNVHFSNPQRCGSVLPPAVPNSANRLPLKRSGASFTDEFDPIPPKQTKDEDPQRVLLYVRRESEEVFDALMLKTPDLQGLRTAISEKYGLPEESIYKVYKKCKRGILVNMDNNIIQHYSNHMAFLLDMVETENKFQIILKEL; encoded by the exons TTTTAGATCCGTGCGTCTGATGAAGAATGACACCATGAACTTCCAGAAATTCCCCTACACCAGCGAAGATGAAGCCTGGAAAACCTACCTGGAGAACCCCCTGACTGCAGCCACCAAGGCCATGATGAGGGTGAACGGGGACGACGACAGCGTGgctgccctcagcctcctctACGACTACTACATG GTCCCGAAGGAGAAGAGGATTCTCCCAGCTGGGATGATGGCACGCAATGAACTGGGAAAGAG CAGGCACTGCCACGGGATGGATTATGAGCCCGAGATCCCCTCCTTCGATGGCTCAGCCCATCTCATGAAGCTCCTGTCAGAAAACGTCTCCATGGCCCAGGAGTTCTGTGAGCCTCCCAAGAAGAACGGCCTCAGTCTcgaaggtgtccctgctcctcacaagccagccctgctccctccaggCACCAGCAAGCTGGAAGCCACCCCAGACAACTTCCTGGTGCCCCCGGGGGACGTGTACGACAGCAGCTCCTTGAACTCCCTGTTTGAGAGCCTGCCCATGGCCCCGGCGCAGCAGCGCTGGCAGCCGGACAGCACCTTCAAGGAGGACCCGCAGGAG ACGCTGCTCTTCAGTGACATCCTCAAACCCCAGCCAGAGCCACCCTGCCCCGAGAGCTACCCCACGGAGGGAGTGAAGAG TGACTTTGAATACACTCTGGGGTCACCCAAAGCCATTCACATCAAATCTGGGGACTCTCCCATGGCCTACCTCAACAAAGGACAGTTCTACCCCATCACGCTGAGGACAGctggagacagcaaatgtttgCACTTGTCCTCAAACAAAGTGAAG AGCGTGGTGATGATTGTGTTTGACAACGAGAAGATCCCCACGGAGCAGCTGAAGTTCTGGAAGCACTGGCACTCCCGGCAGCCCACGGCCAAGCAGAGGGTCATCGACGTGG CCGACTGCAAGGAGAACTTCAACACGGTGCAGAACATCGAGGAGCTGGCCTACAACGCCCTGTCCTTCGTGTGGAACATCCACGAGGAAGCCAAG GTGTTTATTGGGGTGAACTGCCTGAGCACGGACTTCTCCTCGCAGAAGGGAGTGAAGGGTGTCCCCCTGAACCTGCAGATCGACACCTACGACtgcggcagcggcagcagccaGCTGGTGCACCGGGCTGTGTGCCAGATCAAGATCTTCTGTGACAAG ggagcagagaggaaaatgagggatgatgaaaggaaacagttccgaaggaaaggaaaatgcctGGACTCCAACAACAATG GTCTGAAAGGCTGTTTGCTCTCTGGCTTCAGAGGGAATGAGATCACGTTCCTGCGGCCGGAGAGCGACCTGGAGACGCAGCCGGTGCTGTTCATCCCCAACGTGCACTTCTCCAACCCGCAGAGGTGTGGCTCG gtgctccctcctgctgttcccaaCTCTGCAAACAG GCTGCCCCTAAAGCGGAGCGGGGCCTCCTTCACCGACGAGTTCGACCCCATCCCtccaaagcaaaccaaggacGAAGATCCCCAGAGAG tgctgctgtacGTGCGCAGGGAGTCGGAGGAGGTGTTTGATGCTCTCATGTTGAAGACCCCGGATCTCCAGGGCCTCAGGACAGCT atttcagaaaaatatggGCTTCCTGAAGAAAGCATTTATAAAGTCTACAAGAAGTGCAAAAGAGG GATCCTGGTGAACATGGACAACAACATCATCCAGCACTACAGCAACCACATGGCCTTTCTCCTGGACATGGTAGAGACAGAGAACAAGTTCCAGATCATCCTCAAGGAGCTCTaa
- the GRHL3 gene encoding grainyhead-like protein 3 homolog isoform X3, with translation MKNDTMNFQKFPYTSEDEAWKTYLENPLTAATKAMMRVNGDDDSVAALSLLYDYYMVPKEKRILPAGMMARNELGKSRHCHGMDYEPEIPSFDGSAHLMKLLSENVSMAQEFCEPPKKNGLSLEGVPAPHKPALLPPGTSKLEATPDNFLVPPGDVYDSSSLNSLFESLPMAPAQQRWQPDSTFKEDPQETLLFSDILKPQPEPPCPESYPTEGVKSDFEYTLGSPKAIHIKSGDSPMAYLNKGQFYPITLRTAGDSKCLHLSSNKVKSVVMIVFDNEKIPTEQLKFWKHWHSRQPTAKQRVIDVADCKENFNTVQNIEELAYNALSFVWNIHEEAKVFIGVNCLSTDFSSQKGVKGVPLNLQIDTYDCGSGSSQLVHRAVCQIKIFCDKGAERKMRDDERKQFRRKGKCLDSNNNGLKGCLLSGFRGNEITFLRPESDLETQPVLFIPNVHFSNPQRCGSVLPPAVPNSANRLPLKRSGASFTDEFDPIPPKQTKDEDPQRVLLYVRRESEEVFDALMLKTPDLQGLRTAISEKYGLPEESIYKVYKKCKRGILVNMDNNIIQHYSNHMAFLLDMVETENKFQIILKEL, from the exons ATGAAGAATGACACCATGAACTTCCAGAAATTCCCCTACACCAGCGAAGATGAAGCCTGGAAAACCTACCTGGAGAACCCCCTGACTGCAGCCACCAAGGCCATGATGAGGGTGAACGGGGACGACGACAGCGTGgctgccctcagcctcctctACGACTACTACATG GTCCCGAAGGAGAAGAGGATTCTCCCAGCTGGGATGATGGCACGCAATGAACTGGGAAAGAG CAGGCACTGCCACGGGATGGATTATGAGCCCGAGATCCCCTCCTTCGATGGCTCAGCCCATCTCATGAAGCTCCTGTCAGAAAACGTCTCCATGGCCCAGGAGTTCTGTGAGCCTCCCAAGAAGAACGGCCTCAGTCTcgaaggtgtccctgctcctcacaagccagccctgctccctccaggCACCAGCAAGCTGGAAGCCACCCCAGACAACTTCCTGGTGCCCCCGGGGGACGTGTACGACAGCAGCTCCTTGAACTCCCTGTTTGAGAGCCTGCCCATGGCCCCGGCGCAGCAGCGCTGGCAGCCGGACAGCACCTTCAAGGAGGACCCGCAGGAG ACGCTGCTCTTCAGTGACATCCTCAAACCCCAGCCAGAGCCACCCTGCCCCGAGAGCTACCCCACGGAGGGAGTGAAGAG TGACTTTGAATACACTCTGGGGTCACCCAAAGCCATTCACATCAAATCTGGGGACTCTCCCATGGCCTACCTCAACAAAGGACAGTTCTACCCCATCACGCTGAGGACAGctggagacagcaaatgtttgCACTTGTCCTCAAACAAAGTGAAG AGCGTGGTGATGATTGTGTTTGACAACGAGAAGATCCCCACGGAGCAGCTGAAGTTCTGGAAGCACTGGCACTCCCGGCAGCCCACGGCCAAGCAGAGGGTCATCGACGTGG CCGACTGCAAGGAGAACTTCAACACGGTGCAGAACATCGAGGAGCTGGCCTACAACGCCCTGTCCTTCGTGTGGAACATCCACGAGGAAGCCAAG GTGTTTATTGGGGTGAACTGCCTGAGCACGGACTTCTCCTCGCAGAAGGGAGTGAAGGGTGTCCCCCTGAACCTGCAGATCGACACCTACGACtgcggcagcggcagcagccaGCTGGTGCACCGGGCTGTGTGCCAGATCAAGATCTTCTGTGACAAG ggagcagagaggaaaatgagggatgatgaaaggaaacagttccgaaggaaaggaaaatgcctGGACTCCAACAACAATG GTCTGAAAGGCTGTTTGCTCTCTGGCTTCAGAGGGAATGAGATCACGTTCCTGCGGCCGGAGAGCGACCTGGAGACGCAGCCGGTGCTGTTCATCCCCAACGTGCACTTCTCCAACCCGCAGAGGTGTGGCTCG gtgctccctcctgctgttcccaaCTCTGCAAACAG GCTGCCCCTAAAGCGGAGCGGGGCCTCCTTCACCGACGAGTTCGACCCCATCCCtccaaagcaaaccaaggacGAAGATCCCCAGAGAG tgctgctgtacGTGCGCAGGGAGTCGGAGGAGGTGTTTGATGCTCTCATGTTGAAGACCCCGGATCTCCAGGGCCTCAGGACAGCT atttcagaaaaatatggGCTTCCTGAAGAAAGCATTTATAAAGTCTACAAGAAGTGCAAAAGAGG GATCCTGGTGAACATGGACAACAACATCATCCAGCACTACAGCAACCACATGGCCTTTCTCCTGGACATGGTAGAGACAGAGAACAAGTTCCAGATCATCCTCAAGGAGCTCTaa